Proteins encoded within one genomic window of Prauserella marina:
- a CDS encoding LLM class F420-dependent oxidoreductase, translating into MDFGIATFVTDEGIRPDALGIALEERGFDSLFLAEHSHIPVSRDTPYPGGGELPRVYYRTLDPFVALTAAATATRDLVVGTGVALLPQRDLIHTAKEVASLDLLSRGRFVFGVGVGWNREEMRNHGTDPATRGRLMDEQLEALSRIWTQDEAEYHGKHVDFDPVYSWPKPVRTPHPPVYVGGESPAALARLRRYGDGWLPRPDTAPETIRSVRADLAEHGKPGLPVTVFGAGRDEKRIEGWAEAGADRVTFLLGTKPEPATLATLDQLAAIAAKYRN; encoded by the coding sequence ATGGACTTCGGTATCGCCACGTTCGTGACAGACGAGGGAATCCGGCCGGACGCGCTGGGCATCGCGCTTGAGGAGCGCGGGTTCGACTCGTTGTTCCTCGCCGAGCACTCGCACATTCCGGTCAGCAGGGACACTCCCTATCCGGGCGGGGGTGAGTTGCCGAGGGTCTACTACCGCACGCTCGACCCATTCGTCGCGCTGACCGCGGCGGCGACGGCGACCCGTGACCTCGTGGTGGGAACAGGGGTCGCGCTCCTGCCACAGCGTGACCTCATCCACACGGCGAAGGAGGTCGCCAGCCTCGATTTGCTCTCGCGTGGCCGGTTCGTGTTCGGCGTCGGCGTCGGCTGGAACCGGGAGGAAATGCGCAATCACGGCACCGATCCCGCGACGCGCGGCAGGCTGATGGACGAACAACTCGAAGCCCTCAGCCGCATCTGGACCCAGGACGAGGCCGAGTACCACGGCAAGCACGTCGACTTCGACCCCGTGTACAGCTGGCCGAAGCCGGTGCGCACGCCGCATCCGCCGGTGTACGTCGGTGGTGAGAGCCCGGCCGCGCTGGCGAGGCTTCGCCGGTACGGCGACGGCTGGCTCCCCCGGCCCGACACCGCGCCGGAGACGATCAGGTCGGTGCGCGCGGACCTCGCCGAGCACGGCAAGCCCGGTCTGCCGGTCACGGTGTTCGGCGCGGGCCGCGACGAGAAGCGCATTGAGGGCTGGGCGGAGGCCGGTGCCGACAGGGTGACGTTCCTGCTCGGTACCAAGCCGGAGCCCGCGACACTGGCAACCTTGGACCAACTTGCCGCGATAGCGGCGAAGTACCGAAATTAG
- the kstR gene encoding cholesterol catabolism transcriptional regulator KstR, producing the protein MASKPKTPTTSKGRGALSPMGGEELGSAAQRDRRKRILDATLALAAKGGYDAVQMRTVAERADVALGTLYRYFPSKIHLLVSGLAREFERAQDKLDRGAIPGETPTERLLFVLGRNTRMMQRDPHLTEAMVRAFMFADTTAAAEVEQVGRTMENMFAKAMGIEDPTDHDRDVFHVIADVWMANLVAWVTRRASAADVANRLELSVHLLLD; encoded by the coding sequence ATGGCAAGCAAGCCCAAGACGCCGACCACCAGCAAGGGCCGCGGCGCCCTCAGCCCGATGGGCGGCGAAGAGCTGGGCTCGGCCGCGCAGCGTGACCGGCGCAAGCGCATCCTCGACGCCACGCTCGCGCTCGCCGCGAAAGGTGGCTACGACGCCGTCCAGATGAGGACGGTCGCCGAACGCGCCGACGTCGCTCTCGGCACCCTGTACCGCTACTTCCCTTCCAAGATCCACCTCCTGGTGTCAGGACTCGCCCGGGAATTCGAGCGAGCACAGGACAAACTGGACAGAGGTGCGATTCCCGGCGAGACGCCCACCGAGCGGTTGCTGTTCGTACTCGGCCGCAACACCAGGATGATGCAACGCGACCCGCACCTCACCGAGGCGATGGTCAGGGCGTTCATGTTCGCCGACACGACAGCGGCCGCAGAGGTGGAGCAGGTAGGGCGAACCATGGAGAACATGTTCGCCAAGGCGATGGGCATCGAGGACCCCACCGACCACGATCGCGACGTCTTCCACGTGATCGCCGACGTGTGGATGGCCAACCTGGTGGCGTGGGTGACGAGGCGGGCATCGGCCGCCGACGTGGCCAACCGGCTGGAACTGTCGGTGCATCTCCTGCTCGACTGA
- a CDS encoding alpha/beta hydrolase has protein sequence MHPRFRTRRALQLGLTVNALRPLSGSRTSIPAFFAGWLTGELAPHLLALTVADSAAHVARTGPRGADRTGLAMAGLSAAGLGALIVSSQRAKGAVEDALVAALGPEYTRDLDRGPDSRDLATPWGELVFPFRMTNPEVRRDRDIAYAPGGRRYLLDIYRPSTPVSGRPVLLQVHGGAWMVGNKDQQGIPLMLHMARRGWICVAINYPLSPTARWPEHILAAKKALAWIRRSIQDYGGDPSFVAVTGGSAGGHLAALLALTAGDAVLQPGFEDVDTTVQACVPHYGVYDFAGTSGSRASATRMRYLLSRFVVGKDPVASLDDYIAASPLDRVTDKAPPFFVIHGERDTMVPAREAREFVRKLRAVSPNPVAYAEIPGAQHAFDLFPSIRSAHVVRGVERFLDWSYLHHLAKAR, from the coding sequence ATGCACCCAAGGTTTCGTACCCGCAGGGCGCTGCAACTCGGCCTCACCGTCAACGCGCTGCGCCCGCTGAGCGGGTCGAGGACGTCCATCCCAGCCTTCTTCGCGGGATGGCTCACCGGAGAACTCGCCCCGCACCTGCTCGCGCTCACCGTCGCCGACTCGGCCGCCCACGTCGCCCGCACCGGCCCGCGCGGAGCCGACCGCACCGGGCTGGCCATGGCCGGGCTCTCCGCGGCGGGGCTTGGCGCACTGATCGTCTCCTCCCAGCGCGCCAAGGGCGCCGTCGAGGACGCGCTGGTCGCGGCACTCGGGCCCGAGTACACCCGTGACCTGGACCGCGGACCTGATTCACGCGACCTGGCGACCCCATGGGGAGAACTGGTCTTCCCCTTCCGGATGACCAACCCCGAGGTCCGGCGCGACCGCGACATCGCCTACGCGCCGGGCGGGCGCCGCTACCTGCTCGACATCTACCGGCCGAGCACGCCCGTCTCCGGCAGGCCGGTGCTGCTCCAGGTGCACGGTGGCGCGTGGATGGTGGGCAACAAGGACCAGCAGGGTATTCCGCTCATGCTGCACATGGCGCGGCGCGGCTGGATCTGCGTCGCCATCAACTACCCGCTCTCCCCCACCGCGCGCTGGCCGGAACACATCCTCGCCGCGAAAAAAGCGCTCGCCTGGATCCGGCGCTCCATTCAGGACTACGGCGGCGACCCTTCGTTCGTCGCGGTGACGGGAGGTTCCGCGGGAGGCCACCTCGCCGCGCTGCTGGCGCTGACTGCCGGCGACGCCGTGCTACAGCCGGGGTTCGAGGACGTCGACACCACCGTGCAGGCCTGCGTCCCGCACTACGGGGTCTACGACTTCGCGGGCACCAGTGGGTCGCGGGCAAGCGCCACCAGGATGCGGTACCTGTTGTCGAGGTTCGTCGTCGGCAAGGATCCCGTCGCATCGCTCGACGACTACATCGCGGCGTCCCCGCTCGACCGTGTCACTGACAAGGCTCCACCGTTCTTCGTCATCCACGGCGAGCGGGACACCATGGTCCCGGCCCGCGAGGCGCGCGAATTCGTGCGCAAGCTGCGCGCGGTATCCCCCAATCCGGTCGCCTACGCGGAAATTCCCGGCGCGCAGCACGCGTTCGACCTGTTCCCCTCCATTCGCAGCGCGCATGTCGTGCGAGGGGTCGAACGGTTCCTCGACTGGTCCTACCTGCACCACCTCGCCAAGGCGCGCTAG
- a CDS encoding WS/DGAT/MGAT family O-acyltransferase produces MWRLSGLDASFLYLETPAQLLHVCGLLTLDPATVPGGYDFGTLKRSLAERVAAVPAFRRKLYNPPLNLTHPVWVRDSDFDLERHLHHIAVPAPGGPAELAELCAHIAGQPLDRSRPLWEMYVIDGLADGGIAVLAKLHHASVDGVSGANLLSYLAGLRPDAPLLDPAETADGGDQPPPSQWSLLGSSVRTVAARPVELARLLPGLVRMVPRWVGRSLQGKGMATPFTAPRTSLNGTITGHRSVAFTQVELADLKAVKTAFGVTMNDAVLAMCSGALRTFLAAREELPADPLVATVPVSVHARSEREVGSNRISAFFASLPTHVADPAARVFMIAENNRLSKAHHHTLDADMLQDWAQFAAGTTFGLAVRAYSALRLAERHPVIHNLVISNVPGPAKPLYLLGARVTGFYPLGPVFHGAGLNVTVLSAGGRTNIGLLAARELVPDLWPLAEAMRESLRELLDFRP; encoded by the coding sequence GTGTGGCGACTCAGTGGCCTCGACGCGAGTTTTCTCTACCTGGAGACGCCCGCGCAGTTGTTGCACGTGTGCGGGCTGCTGACGCTCGACCCGGCCACCGTGCCGGGCGGCTATGACTTCGGCACGCTCAAGCGGAGCCTTGCCGAACGCGTCGCCGCGGTGCCCGCGTTCCGCCGCAAGCTCTACAATCCGCCGCTGAACCTGACCCACCCCGTGTGGGTACGCGATTCCGATTTCGACCTGGAACGTCACCTGCACCACATCGCGGTTCCCGCTCCCGGCGGTCCCGCCGAACTGGCCGAGTTGTGCGCGCACATCGCGGGCCAGCCGCTGGACCGGTCCCGGCCGCTGTGGGAGATGTACGTCATCGACGGCCTCGCCGACGGCGGCATCGCCGTGCTTGCCAAGCTCCACCACGCCAGCGTCGATGGCGTGAGCGGCGCGAACCTGCTGTCCTATCTGGCCGGTCTGCGGCCCGACGCGCCCCTGCTGGACCCCGCCGAAACGGCCGACGGTGGGGATCAACCTCCGCCGAGCCAGTGGAGCCTGCTCGGCAGCAGTGTGCGCACGGTGGCCGCGCGGCCGGTGGAGCTGGCGAGGCTGCTTCCCGGGCTGGTGCGAATGGTGCCGCGATGGGTGGGCAGATCGTTGCAGGGCAAGGGAATGGCGACGCCGTTCACCGCGCCGCGCACCTCGCTCAACGGCACGATCACCGGACACCGCAGCGTCGCGTTCACGCAGGTGGAGCTGGCCGACCTGAAAGCGGTGAAAACGGCGTTCGGGGTCACGATGAACGACGCGGTGCTGGCGATGTGCAGTGGGGCGCTGCGCACCTTCCTCGCCGCGAGGGAGGAACTGCCCGCCGATCCGCTGGTGGCGACCGTTCCGGTGTCGGTGCACGCGCGCAGCGAACGCGAGGTCGGCAGCAACCGGATTTCGGCGTTCTTCGCCTCGTTGCCGACGCACGTCGCCGATCCGGCGGCACGGGTGTTCATGATCGCCGAGAACAACCGGCTCTCCAAAGCCCACCACCACACCCTGGACGCGGACATGCTCCAGGACTGGGCCCAGTTCGCGGCCGGGACCACGTTCGGGCTCGCCGTGCGGGCGTATTCGGCGTTGCGCCTGGCCGAGCGGCATCCGGTGATCCACAACCTGGTGATCTCGAACGTTCCGGGCCCCGCGAAGCCGCTGTACCTGCTTGGCGCGCGGGTCACCGGTTTCTATCCGCTCGGGCCCGTCTTCCACGGTGCCGGACTCAACGTCACCGTGCTCTCGGCGGGAGGGCGCACGAACATCGGCCTGCTCGCCGCGCGAGAACTCGTTCCAGATCTGTGGCCGCTTGCCGAGGCGATGCGCGAATCGCTGCGGGAACTTTTGGATTTCCGGCCGTAG
- a CDS encoding acyl-CoA dehydrogenase family protein, which yields MDFTPDDGAATAAGLAADVLGRTAGEEDDQVWSALGKAGLLALPVPADLGGEGLGFAEVAAVLTELGRAAPPAVAMSGYATLAMGVLPVDRFGSARQRAGLLADVATGALRLTAAVHEPSAPLAGVPATTATPEAGGWTLTGVKTNVPDAADAHRVLVPAATYSGAELFLVDPGADGVTLTETRTSSGAPSYTMRLSGVAVGDDAVLASSSAGDAHAALRRYVLAGAVALGAGIVAGALSLTTGHLAARTQFGRPLATFQAVAQQAADVYITARTLRLVADTACWKLATGREADADLGVAAYWLASEAPKALATCHHLHGGTGVDIDYPLHRFSSLCKDLTHFVGGAGHRLGELGVPAGGV from the coding sequence GTGGACTTCACCCCCGATGACGGTGCCGCGACCGCGGCGGGGCTTGCCGCCGACGTGCTCGGCAGGACGGCGGGCGAGGAGGACGACCAGGTCTGGAGCGCGCTCGGCAAGGCAGGGCTGCTCGCCCTGCCGGTGCCGGCCGACCTCGGCGGGGAAGGTCTCGGGTTCGCCGAGGTGGCCGCCGTGCTGACGGAGCTCGGCCGGGCCGCGCCGCCCGCCGTGGCCATGTCCGGCTACGCCACGCTGGCCATGGGGGTGCTGCCCGTCGACCGGTTCGGCAGCGCGCGACAGCGCGCCGGGCTGCTGGCCGACGTGGCCACCGGCGCGCTGAGGCTCACCGCCGCGGTGCACGAACCGTCGGCGCCGCTCGCCGGGGTACCCGCGACCACGGCGACGCCAGAGGCAGGCGGATGGACACTGACCGGGGTCAAGACGAACGTGCCGGACGCGGCCGACGCGCACCGGGTGCTCGTCCCAGCGGCGACCTACTCCGGTGCCGAGCTCTTCCTCGTCGATCCCGGTGCGGACGGGGTCACGCTGACGGAGACCAGGACCTCCTCGGGTGCTCCCTCGTACACGATGCGACTGTCCGGGGTCGCCGTCGGCGACGACGCCGTACTCGCCTCGTCCTCCGCCGGTGATGCGCACGCCGCCCTGCGCCGTTACGTCCTCGCTGGCGCGGTCGCGCTCGGCGCGGGCATCGTCGCCGGAGCGCTGTCGCTGACGACCGGCCATCTCGCGGCCCGTACCCAGTTCGGCCGTCCGCTCGCGACGTTCCAGGCGGTCGCCCAGCAGGCCGCCGACGTCTACATCACGGCGAGAACGCTGCGGCTCGTGGCGGACACGGCGTGCTGGAAGCTCGCGACCGGCCGTGAAGCGGACGCCGATCTCGGTGTCGCCGCGTACTGGCTGGCGAGCGAGGCACCGAAGGCGCTGGCGACCTGTCATCACCTGCACGGCGGGACGGGCGTCGACATCGACTACCCGCTGCACCGGTTTTCCTCGCTCTGCAAGGACCTCACCCACTTCGTCGGCGGTGCCGGACACCGGCTCGGCGAACTCGGCGTACCGGCCGGAGGCGTGTGA
- a CDS encoding acyl-CoA dehydrogenase family protein: protein MHIELTAAQRELRAELRDYFARLLTAEQRRVLQRERHGSVYRDVVRRMGEDNWLGVGWPVEYGGRGFGPVEQHIFVDEAARADVPLPSVTLQTVGPTLQQNGTAAQKARFLPRILSGEVHFAIGYTEPEAGTDLAALRTRAVRGGDHYVVDGQKIFTTGGHDADYIWLAVRTDPDAPRHKGISILIADTSDPGYSWTPIITCDGAHHVNATYYSGVRVPSDLLVGKENEGWKLITAQLNHERVMLGPSGRIGGLCDRVAEWARERSTPEGTPLSWLPDVRAALAEAQAIARVNELLNWQVAVSEPGSVADASATKVFASEHQQRIGRTLEEIVARHGDPADEETAALAEWLDVLAKRNIVLTFGGGVNEIQRELIASFGLGLPRVPR from the coding sequence ATGCACATCGAACTGACCGCCGCCCAGCGCGAACTGCGCGCGGAATTGCGGGACTACTTCGCCCGGCTGCTCACCGCCGAGCAACGTCGTGTGCTCCAGCGGGAACGGCACGGTTCGGTCTACCGGGACGTCGTGCGCAGGATGGGTGAGGACAACTGGCTCGGCGTCGGCTGGCCGGTGGAATACGGCGGCCGGGGGTTCGGTCCCGTCGAGCAGCACATCTTCGTCGACGAGGCGGCGAGAGCCGACGTCCCGCTGCCGTCGGTGACCTTGCAGACCGTCGGCCCGACGTTGCAGCAGAACGGAACCGCCGCGCAGAAGGCGAGGTTCCTGCCACGCATTCTTTCCGGCGAGGTGCATTTCGCCATCGGCTACACCGAACCCGAGGCGGGAACCGACCTTGCCGCGCTGCGCACGCGGGCGGTCCGCGGCGGTGATCATTACGTCGTGGACGGGCAGAAGATCTTCACGACGGGCGGGCACGACGCCGACTACATTTGGCTCGCGGTGAGAACCGATCCGGACGCGCCCCGGCACAAGGGCATCTCGATTCTCATCGCCGACACCTCCGATCCCGGCTACTCGTGGACGCCGATCATCACCTGCGACGGCGCGCACCACGTCAACGCCACCTACTACTCCGGCGTCCGGGTTCCCTCGGATCTGCTTGTCGGCAAGGAAAACGAGGGCTGGAAGCTGATCACGGCGCAGCTCAACCACGAGCGCGTCATGCTCGGTCCTTCCGGCAGGATCGGCGGGCTGTGCGACAGGGTCGCCGAGTGGGCGCGGGAACGGAGTACGCCGGAAGGGACCCCGCTGTCGTGGCTGCCCGACGTGCGGGCGGCGCTGGCGGAGGCTCAGGCGATCGCCAGGGTGAACGAACTGCTCAACTGGCAGGTCGCCGTGTCGGAGCCCGGTTCGGTCGCCGACGCTTCCGCGACGAAGGTCTTCGCGTCTGAACATCAGCAGCGGATCGGCAGGACATTGGAGGAAATCGTGGCACGGCACGGAGATCCGGCCGACGAGGAGACGGCGGCGCTCGCCGAATGGCTCGACGTACTCGCCAAGCGCAACATCGTGCTGACCTTCGGGGGAGGCGTCAACGAGATCCAGCGTGAACTGATCGCGAGTTTCGGGCTCGGCCTGCCGAGGGTGCCGCGATGA
- a CDS encoding bifunctional MaoC family dehydratase N-terminal/OB-fold nucleic acid binding domain-containing protein has product MTGIEEAAARIAEEGPSERRFARDPVNQAMINNWAEAIGDRNPVYTDPGYAATSVHGGLVAPPAMAQVWTMPGLRGQRADDDPLSAMMSIMDEAGYTSVVATNSEQRYHRYLRHGEHVAASTRLEGVIGPKRTALGEGWFVTTVTTWYVGDEVVADMVFRVLKFRPSDASGGAEAGDVLRPVVSKDTEFFWEGTRVAELRIQRWGGTLRHPPGPTPPDGDLGAVPDYVVAAGTGTVYSFVVQHHPGVPGKTTPFVVALVELDEGVRMLGELLDAEPSQVHIGLEVEVVFVPVEAGLTIPAWKVRS; this is encoded by the coding sequence ATGACCGGGATCGAGGAGGCCGCCGCCCGCATCGCCGAGGAGGGACCGTCGGAGCGCCGGTTCGCGAGGGATCCGGTCAACCAAGCCATGATCAACAACTGGGCCGAGGCGATCGGCGACCGCAACCCCGTCTACACCGACCCCGGCTACGCCGCGACCTCGGTGCACGGAGGACTGGTGGCCCCGCCCGCGATGGCCCAGGTGTGGACGATGCCGGGCTTGCGCGGGCAACGAGCCGACGACGACCCGCTGTCCGCGATGATGTCCATTATGGACGAAGCAGGATACACGTCGGTCGTCGCGACCAACTCCGAGCAGCGCTACCACCGCTATCTCCGGCACGGCGAGCACGTCGCGGCCTCGACCCGCCTCGAAGGTGTCATCGGCCCGAAGCGCACCGCGCTCGGCGAAGGCTGGTTCGTCACCACGGTCACGACCTGGTACGTCGGCGACGAGGTGGTGGCCGACATGGTGTTCCGGGTCCTCAAATTCCGCCCCTCCGACGCATCCGGCGGCGCCGAGGCGGGAGACGTACTGCGTCCCGTCGTCAGCAAGGACACCGAGTTCTTCTGGGAGGGAACCCGCGTCGCCGAGTTGCGGATCCAGCGCTGGGGCGGCACGCTGCGGCATCCGCCGGGGCCGACGCCGCCCGACGGTGATCTCGGCGCTGTTCCCGATTACGTGGTCGCCGCCGGTACCGGCACGGTCTACAGCTTCGTCGTGCAGCACCACCCAGGGGTGCCCGGAAAGACGACACCGTTCGTGGTCGCGCTGGTCGAACTGGACGAGGGAGTCAGAATGCTCGGTGAACTGCTCGACGCCGAACCCAGCCAGGTCCACATCGGACTTGAGGTCGAGGTGGTCTTCGTTCCCGTCGAGGCCGGGTTGACCATTCCCGCGTGGAAGGTGCGGTCGTGA
- a CDS encoding MaoC family dehydratase has translation MNIAIGAELPPLTVETSTTFVISTAIATRDFQDVHHDADAARARGSEGIFVNILTDTGLVQRFVTEWAGHDALVRSIAIRLGVPCYAGDTLTFTGAVTGRDGDEWEVTVTGKGDLGDHLTGTVRVVIPGEAP, from the coding sequence GTGAACATCGCGATAGGGGCCGAACTGCCGCCGCTGACCGTCGAGACGAGCACCACGTTCGTCATCAGTACGGCCATCGCCACCAGGGACTTCCAGGACGTGCATCACGACGCCGACGCCGCGCGCGCGAGGGGATCGGAGGGGATCTTCGTCAACATTCTCACCGACACCGGGCTCGTCCAGCGGTTCGTCACGGAGTGGGCGGGCCACGACGCGCTGGTGCGCTCGATCGCCATCAGGCTCGGGGTTCCCTGTTACGCGGGGGACACGCTGACGTTCACGGGAGCGGTCACCGGCAGGGACGGGGACGAATGGGAGGTCACGGTGACCGGAAAGGGCGATCTCGGTGACCATCTCACCGGCACGGTGCGCGTCGTGATCCCCGGGGAGGCACCGTGA
- a CDS encoding lipid-transfer protein — translation MSLSGVAAIAGIGATEFSKDSGRSELRLAVEAVSSAIADAGLRPSDVDGLVTFTMDGNAEIAVARELGIPELSFFSRIHYGGGAAAATVQQAAMAVATGAAEVVVAYRAFNERSGQRFGQVSAAAARQVNTSGVDNGFHYPMGLATPAATVAMVARRYLHSYGASSEDFGRIAVLDRKHAATNPNAWFHGRPITLAEHQNSRWVTEPLRLLDCCQESDGGVAVVVTSTERARDLPRPPAVIAAAAQGSGPDQYTMTSYYRDEIAALPELGVVARQLWRQAGITVADIDVAVLYDHFTPYVLMQLEELGVCGRGEAKDFVADGALELTGTLPLNPHGGQLGEAYLHGMNGITEAVRQVRGDAVNQLPSVSNVLVTAGTGVPTSGLVLAADRPSSPA, via the coding sequence GTGAGCTTGTCCGGGGTGGCGGCCATCGCCGGTATCGGGGCGACCGAGTTCTCCAAGGACTCCGGCCGCAGCGAGTTGCGGCTCGCGGTCGAGGCGGTGAGTTCCGCCATCGCCGACGCGGGCCTCCGGCCGTCCGATGTGGATGGTCTGGTGACGTTCACGATGGACGGCAACGCCGAGATCGCCGTCGCGAGGGAACTCGGCATTCCCGAACTGAGTTTCTTCAGCAGGATCCACTACGGCGGTGGTGCCGCAGCGGCGACCGTGCAGCAGGCCGCCATGGCGGTCGCGACGGGAGCGGCGGAGGTGGTCGTGGCCTATCGCGCGTTCAACGAACGTTCGGGACAGCGTTTCGGGCAGGTCTCGGCCGCGGCCGCGCGACAGGTGAACACGTCCGGTGTGGACAATGGATTCCACTATCCGATGGGGCTGGCCACCCCGGCGGCGACGGTGGCCATGGTCGCGCGACGCTACCTGCACAGCTACGGGGCGAGCAGCGAGGATTTCGGCAGAATCGCCGTACTGGACCGCAAACACGCCGCGACCAACCCGAACGCGTGGTTCCACGGCAGGCCCATCACGCTCGCCGAGCACCAGAACTCGCGGTGGGTGACCGAACCGCTGCGTCTGCTCGACTGCTGCCAGGAAAGCGACGGCGGGGTGGCCGTCGTGGTCACCTCCACCGAGCGGGCGCGTGATCTTCCCCGGCCGCCGGCCGTGATCGCCGCGGCGGCGCAGGGCAGCGGTCCCGATCAGTACACGATGACGAGCTACTACCGCGACGAGATCGCCGCACTGCCCGAACTGGGTGTCGTGGCGAGGCAGTTGTGGCGGCAGGCGGGAATCACCGTCGCCGACATCGACGTCGCCGTGCTCTACGACCACTTCACCCCCTACGTGCTCATGCAACTCGAAGAGCTGGGCGTGTGCGGAAGGGGAGAGGCGAAGGACTTCGTCGCCGACGGCGCGCTCGAACTCACCGGCACGCTGCCGCTCAACCCGCACGGCGGCCAGCTCGGCGAGGCGTATCTGCACGGGATGAACGGCATCACCGAGGCGGTACGCCAGGTGCGCGGGGACGCGGTCAACCAGCTGCCCTCGGTGAGCAATGTGCTGGTCACCGCGGGTACCGGGGTGCCGACGAGCGGACTGGTGCTGGCCGCGGACCGACCTTCCTCACCTGCTTGA
- a CDS encoding DUF5134 domain-containing protein, protein MGLPVVVGWLFTAAFLALAYPCLRRLARLDYVRLGSGVRHVDLAGLLMTVAMVAMVSPVGGPVPVAGWQALFLLTAGWFGVAAVRGRAGAGVCRRCDLHHGISAVAMLLMLAAMPHAGGHDLAMSAALGQWRGWPVIALLAAFYFLVDSVLAARGTLRAARAAGAAAMPEGFASRTVCRVAMGGGMAVLFVATM, encoded by the coding sequence ATGGGCTTGCCGGTCGTCGTGGGATGGCTGTTCACAGCGGCTTTTCTCGCACTGGCCTATCCGTGCCTGCGCAGGCTGGCGCGACTCGACTACGTGCGGCTCGGCAGCGGGGTGCGCCACGTCGATCTCGCCGGCCTGCTCATGACCGTGGCGATGGTCGCCATGGTCTCTCCCGTCGGTGGCCCTGTGCCCGTCGCGGGCTGGCAGGCGCTGTTCCTGCTCACCGCGGGCTGGTTCGGCGTCGCCGCCGTGCGCGGAAGGGCCGGGGCCGGGGTGTGCAGGCGGTGCGACCTGCACCACGGCATCTCGGCGGTCGCGATGCTGCTCATGCTGGCCGCGATGCCGCACGCGGGGGGTCACGACTTGGCGATGAGCGCTGCCCTGGGCCAGTGGCGGGGCTGGCCGGTGATCGCCCTGCTCGCGGCGTTCTATTTCCTTGTCGACAGTGTGCTGGCCGCGCGGGGCACGCTGCGTGCTGCACGCGCCGCGGGGGCCGCCGCGATGCCCGAGGGCTTCGCTTCGCGGACAGTGTGCCGCGTGGCCATGGGCGGCGGGATGGCGGTGTTGTTCGTCGCCACCATGTGA